In the Duncaniella freteri genome, one interval contains:
- the alaS gene encoding alanine--tRNA ligase, giving the protein MLTAKEIRESFKEFFRSKGHHIVPSAPMVVKDDPTLMFTNAGMNQFKDIILGNKAAKYQRVADSQKCLRVSGKHNDLEEVGMDTYHHTMFEMLGNWSFGDYFKKEAIDWAWEYLVDVLGLSPDRLYATVFEGSPEEGLSRDDEAAGYWEKHLPVSHIINGNKHDNFWEMGDTGPCGPCSEIHIDLRSDEERAKVDGASLVNHDDPLVIEIWNLVFMQYNRKADGSLEALPAKVIDTGMGFERLCMALQGKRSNYDTDVFTPLIDTISRLSGKKYGEDRQVDIAMRVIADHVRTISFSIADSQLPGNAKAGYVIRRILRRAVRYAYTFLDQKQAFMYKLVNTLIDLMGEAYPEIAAQRELIMKVIKEEEDAFLRTLDKGISILDEAIKVARKEGKNEISGKDAFVLYDTYGFPLDLTELILKENGMTLDKVEFDKEMDAQKTRARNAAAVEATDWVVVSEGETEFVGYDSTSAPTRILRYRNVKQKGKEFYQIVLSVTPFYAEMGGQVGDSGWLVNGDDKIEIYDTKRENGQAVHLAKRLPADVTAEFEAVIDAKARRATECNHSATHLLHAALREVLGSHVEQKGSYVSPKLLRFDFSHFQKLTPEEIRKVEHIANANVRKAIPLDERRSMPISEARELGAMALFGEKYGEEVRVIKYGDSIELCGGTHVPNTGNIGMIRIISESSIAAGIRRIEAITGEATESFIDDISDTLRAVGEMFHNAPDIRQAIRKAIDENVELRKQAEEFMKERTRSIAAELVAAAVGVNGCKVVSMIGVRAPEMVKNVAFLVRQLSPEATAFIAATSDISGKPLLTVALTDDLVKKGVNASTMVREAAKAIKGGGGGQPGFAQAGGKDTDGLSVAIETLRQSLM; this is encoded by the coding sequence ATGTTGACAGCAAAGGAGATACGCGAGTCATTCAAGGAGTTTTTCCGTTCCAAAGGTCATCATATAGTGCCATCCGCTCCTATGGTGGTAAAGGATGATCCCACGTTGATGTTCACCAACGCCGGTATGAATCAGTTCAAGGATATAATACTTGGCAATAAGGCGGCAAAGTATCAGCGTGTGGCTGATTCACAGAAATGTCTGCGAGTTTCCGGCAAGCATAACGACCTTGAGGAGGTGGGAATGGATACATATCACCACACCATGTTCGAGATGCTTGGCAACTGGAGTTTTGGCGATTACTTCAAGAAAGAGGCTATTGACTGGGCATGGGAATATCTTGTGGATGTTCTCGGACTTTCTCCCGACAGGCTGTATGCCACTGTTTTTGAGGGCTCTCCTGAAGAGGGTCTTTCGCGTGACGATGAAGCTGCCGGATATTGGGAAAAACATCTGCCTGTGTCACATATCATAAATGGCAATAAGCATGATAATTTCTGGGAAATGGGTGACACAGGTCCTTGCGGTCCTTGTTCGGAGATACATATTGACCTTCGTTCCGACGAGGAGCGTGCCAAAGTGGATGGTGCCTCGCTGGTCAATCATGACGACCCCCTCGTGATAGAGATATGGAATCTCGTGTTCATGCAGTACAACCGTAAAGCAGACGGATCTCTTGAGGCTCTTCCCGCAAAGGTTATAGATACCGGAATGGGCTTTGAGCGTCTTTGCATGGCCCTACAGGGTAAGCGATCCAACTATGATACCGATGTGTTTACCCCTCTGATAGATACTATATCCCGTCTTTCAGGCAAGAAATATGGCGAGGACAGGCAAGTGGATATAGCCATGAGGGTTATTGCCGACCATGTACGTACTATTTCGTTCTCTATAGCTGATTCACAGCTCCCTGGCAATGCCAAGGCCGGATATGTGATACGCCGTATCCTCCGTCGCGCCGTGCGTTATGCTTATACATTCCTTGATCAGAAGCAGGCTTTCATGTATAAGCTTGTTAATACTTTGATTGACTTGATGGGTGAGGCTTATCCTGAAATCGCTGCTCAGCGTGAGCTGATCATGAAGGTCATAAAGGAGGAAGAGGATGCATTCCTGCGTACACTTGACAAGGGCATCTCCATACTTGACGAGGCTATTAAGGTTGCTCGCAAGGAGGGGAAAAATGAGATTTCCGGTAAAGATGCGTTTGTGCTTTATGACACTTATGGATTCCCTCTCGACCTTACTGAGTTGATCCTTAAGGAGAACGGCATGACTTTGGATAAGGTGGAGTTCGATAAGGAGATGGATGCTCAGAAGACTCGTGCTCGCAATGCTGCGGCGGTTGAGGCTACTGACTGGGTTGTTGTCAGTGAGGGTGAGACAGAGTTTGTCGGATATGATTCAACATCGGCTCCAACCCGTATATTGCGCTATAGGAATGTAAAGCAGAAAGGCAAGGAGTTCTATCAGATAGTACTCTCTGTCACTCCTTTCTATGCTGAGATGGGCGGTCAGGTCGGCGACAGCGGCTGGCTTGTGAATGGTGACGATAAGATAGAGATATACGATACAAAACGTGAAAATGGTCAGGCGGTACATCTTGCCAAGAGGCTTCCTGCCGATGTAACTGCTGAGTTTGAGGCTGTTATAGACGCTAAGGCTCGTAGAGCTACAGAGTGCAACCACTCTGCTACACATCTGCTCCATGCCGCACTGCGTGAGGTGCTTGGTTCGCATGTTGAACAGAAAGGCTCCTATGTGTCTCCCAAACTTCTTCGTTTTGATTTCAGCCATTTCCAGAAGCTCACACCTGAAGAGATCCGTAAGGTAGAGCATATTGCCAATGCAAATGTAAGAAAGGCTATTCCTCTTGATGAGCGTCGTTCGATGCCTATTTCCGAGGCTCGTGAGTTAGGTGCGATGGCTCTTTTCGGAGAAAAGTATGGTGAGGAAGTACGTGTCATCAAATACGGTGATTCCATTGAATTATGTGGCGGCACGCATGTGCCCAACACTGGAAACATCGGTATGATCCGTATTATATCCGAGTCGAGCATTGCAGCCGGTATCCGTCGTATTGAAGCTATAACAGGAGAGGCTACTGAGAGTTTTATCGATGACATTTCCGATACGCTTCGTGCTGTGGGCGAGATGTTCCATAATGCTCCGGATATACGTCAGGCTATACGCAAGGCTATTGATGAGAATGTCGAGCTGAGAAAGCAGGCGGAGGAGTTTATGAAGGAGCGCACACGCTCGATTGCAGCCGAACTTGTAGCCGCTGCCGTTGGAGTGAACGGATGCAAGGTAGTGTCAATGATAGGTGTCCGCGCTCCTGAGATGGTCAAGAATGTTGCTTTCCTTGTGCGTCAGCTTTCACCTGAAGCTACTGCTTTCATTGCCGCTACTTCCGATATTTCCGGTAAGCCGCTTCTTACGGTCGCTCTTACTGATGACCTTGTAAAGAAAGGTGTCAATGCCTCTACAATGGTGCGTGAAGCCGCTAAGGCCATCAAAGGCGGTGGCGGTGGTCAGCCCGGATTTGCTCAGGCTGGCGGTAAGGATACCGATGGGCTTTCCGTGGCGATTGAAACGCTTCGTCAGTCTCTGATGTGA
- a CDS encoding Dabb family protein, translated as MVKHIVTFKLAGSPEERRLVAESFRDALMALPEQIDVLQSMEVGINENPSEDWDVVLTAIVPDMPSVEVYAKHPAHVAAASLIAGLKESRACVDYYC; from the coding sequence ATGGTAAAGCATATTGTGACATTCAAGCTTGCAGGTTCTCCGGAAGAACGTCGTCTGGTAGCTGAATCGTTCCGTGATGCTCTGATGGCTCTTCCCGAGCAGATCGATGTGCTACAGTCGATGGAGGTAGGAATTAATGAAAATCCTTCAGAGGATTGGGATGTAGTTCTTACGGCTATTGTTCCTGATATGCCTTCGGTTGAGGTGTATGCCAAGCATCCAGCCCACGTGGCTGCGGCATCATTAATTGCCGGACTTAAGGAATCGCGTGCTTGTGTAGATTATTATTGTTGA